From Triticum aestivum cultivar Chinese Spring chromosome 4A, IWGSC CS RefSeq v2.1, whole genome shotgun sequence, a single genomic window includes:
- the LOC123081788 gene encoding uncharacterized protein → MITRAKLVEQLREHQIRSAQSYSAALAVFSPNPHIASRRDLRVALLYAFLFCFLMVSCYAALYLKWFKLSSLFVILGILLPVSLKISRHRRLRRKRERRLLLPLSM, encoded by the exons ATGATCACGCGAGCAAAGCTGGTGGAACAGCTGCGGGAGCACCAGATCCGGTCGGCGCAGTCGTACTCCGCGGCCCTCGCCGTCTTCTCCCCCAACCCCCACATCGCCTCCAG GCGGGACCTGAGGGTGGCTCTCCTCTATgcctttttgttctgttttctcatGGTGTCGTGCTATGCCGCGCTTTACCTGAAATGGTTCAAGCTCTCGTCCCTATTTGTAATCCTCGGAATCCTTCTCCCAGTAAGTCTCAAAATCTCTAGGCATAGAAGGCTCAGAAGGAAAAGAGAGCGAAGATTGTTGTTGCCCTTGTCCATGTGA